DNA sequence from the Leptospirillum ferrooxidans C2-3 genome:
GTACGAGATGTCCTGGTCCTTTTGGAGCTATCAGCATGACATCGACATCTTTTGGAGGAGTGATCTGACCAAAATGAATATTGAACCCATGGCCAAAAGCCAAGGTCATCCCTGGTCTCAGGTTTGGCCTGATTTCATCACGATAGATATCTCCCTGGAGTTCATCGGGAAGAAGGATCATTACGAAATCCGCTTTTTTAACAGCCTCTGAAACGGTCACCGGCTTGAACCCAAAACCTTCAGCTTTTGTCCAGGAGGCTCCCGGACGAAGCCCGATTTCGACGGAAACGGCTGATTCCCGAAGATTGAGGGCGTGAGCGTGTCCCTGACTTCCGAAACCAATAATAGCCACTTTTTTTCCCTGGATCAGTTTCAGGTTCAAATCGGATTCGTAAGAAATTTTCTTGTTCAAAAGAGTCTCCTTGTAATGGTCATTGGGCTAGATGGTCAATAGTGCAGGTGCGGATCCTAGCGATGATGGGAATATTCCCCCTCAATACTATGTTTTGAAGGTTTATGGCCCCCATGTTGTTCTTCTCTGGCGATCGCAATTTTTCCTGAACGAATGATTTCCTTGATTCCAAGGGGTTTCAGGAAATTCAGGATGGCTTCTATCTTTTCGGTATCGCCGGTAACCTCTATCGTATAGGTTGTCGGAGAGGAGTCAACGATTCTCGCCCGGAAAATCTCGGAAATCCGGAAGGCTTCTTCCCTGTCTCCAGGACGGGCGGTATTGACCCTGATCAGAAGGGTTTCCCTGCAAAGAAAAGAGAACTCTGACAGATCCACAACCTTTATGACGTCAATGAGTTTGTTCAGCTGTTTGACAATCTGTTCCACAACGTGGTCATCACCCTGTGTCTCGATTGTCATCTGGCTAACGGTCGGATCAATTCCCGGTGCGACGGAGAGACTGTCGATATTGAAACCTCTTGCGCTGAAAAGACCTGCGACTCTGGAAAGAACACCAAACTTGTTTTCAACAACTACCTGTATGAAATGTTTCTGTATATCACTCATGATTTCCCGCCTTATGCCGTCAGGATGGAGTCTCGT
Encoded proteins:
- the ilvN gene encoding acetolactate synthase small subunit — protein: MSDIQKHFIQVVVENKFGVLSRVAGLFSARGFNIDSLSVAPGIDPTVSQMTIETQGDDHVVEQIVKQLNKLIDVIKVVDLSEFSFLCRETLLIRVNTARPGDREEAFRISEIFRARIVDSSPTTYTIEVTGDTEKIEAILNFLKPLGIKEIIRSGKIAIAREEQHGGHKPSKHSIEGEYSHHR